From one Aquicella siphonis genomic stretch:
- a CDS encoding AraC family transcriptional regulator codes for MNYQRQLNKVIEFIGKHLDEELSLTQLSAIACFSKFHFHRLFTAYTGLSLQQYIRWLRLKRAAHQLIVDKDRTIIEIAINAGFDSHEAFTRAFKQTCGLSPSEFRRQSSWEAWEQPPYWLLKQGDIAMNVNIKKMSARRLAVLEHRGDPKLIGESVSKLIKWAKSQPVSVKPKAGEAFAFAYDDPSITPASEFRFDLGITVPEQLKLEGGIVEKRLPAGRYAIAIHKGSRDNISDTVYALYRDWLPNSGEELGDLPCIFCYYNFDHEVAETELLTECWLLLK; via the coding sequence ATGAATTATCAGCGTCAATTAAATAAAGTGATAGAATTTATAGGCAAACACCTTGATGAAGAACTATCACTCACACAATTGAGTGCTATAGCATGCTTTTCAAAATTTCATTTTCATCGCTTGTTTACAGCTTATACCGGATTGTCTTTACAGCAGTACATACGCTGGCTGCGATTAAAACGCGCAGCGCATCAACTTATTGTTGATAAGGACAGAACGATTATTGAAATCGCAATCAATGCGGGGTTTGATTCTCATGAAGCTTTTACCAGAGCGTTTAAACAAACATGCGGCTTGAGTCCCAGTGAATTTAGACGTCAATCAAGCTGGGAAGCGTGGGAACAACCGCCTTATTGGTTGCTCAAACAAGGTGACATAGCAATGAACGTTAATATTAAAAAAATGAGTGCCCGCCGCCTGGCCGTGCTGGAACATCGCGGCGATCCCAAACTTATCGGCGAGAGTGTCAGCAAGCTTATAAAATGGGCCAAATCACAGCCAGTAAGCGTTAAGCCTAAAGCGGGCGAAGCATTCGCCTTTGCTTATGATGATCCCAGCATCACGCCTGCATCCGAATTTCGGTTTGATTTAGGGATAACAGTGCCGGAACAATTGAAGCTTGAAGGCGGCATAGTTGAAAAACGATTACCTGCCGGACGATACGCCATAGCAATACACAAAGGGTCTCGCGATAACATCAGTGATACCGTGTATGCGTTATACCGTGACTGGCTCCCGAATTCCGGCGAGGAGTTAGGCGATTTACCGTGTATATTTTGTTATTACAATTTTGATCATGAGGTGGCTGAAACTGAATTACTGACTGAATGCTGGTTATTATTAAAGTAA
- a CDS encoding arylamine N-acetyltransferase family protein, with protein sequence MQSYKDTNDQCQAGSAAFSLEKYFLYVGLSGFFPAQLTLQALKTIIEHHLSTFNYQNSILYNAGKMPADTRVIPTLDINDLFALMIRKKGGYCFQHLELLFAVLSAAGFNVDRRLAKVIMQPCAQLDSADMPDLPKTHESLVVHLDGKHYLVDVGMANQSIRGPLELKEGEQTIDDDQYRLIKTGELWRLDTKTVRDNEWLCLYQFFNTPVQHNEIEKAHINLYLTEKSIPIRDDKLLIGQTTLEKRKYLMWLCTGAGFGIFRSIKKDSDDAPKTRKFSSYEEVEAFAKKKFGTH encoded by the coding sequence ATGCAATCGTATAAAGATACTAATGATCAATGCCAGGCAGGCAGTGCAGCATTCAGTCTGGAAAAGTATTTTCTCTATGTGGGATTGTCTGGATTTTTCCCTGCACAGTTAACACTACAGGCTTTAAAAACCATTATTGAGCATCATCTGTCAACTTTTAATTATCAAAATTCCATTTTATATAATGCAGGCAAAATGCCCGCCGATACGCGGGTAATCCCTACGCTTGATATAAACGATTTATTTGCGCTTATGATCAGAAAAAAGGGCGGTTATTGTTTTCAGCATTTGGAATTGTTGTTTGCGGTTTTATCCGCCGCCGGTTTCAATGTAGACAGGCGCTTGGCAAAAGTGATTATGCAGCCTTGCGCGCAGCTTGATTCGGCTGACATGCCTGATTTGCCTAAAACGCACGAATCATTGGTTGTTCACCTTGACGGGAAGCATTACCTGGTTGATGTTGGTATGGCAAATCAAAGCATTCGCGGGCCGTTGGAGCTAAAAGAAGGCGAGCAAACCATTGATGATGATCAGTATCGCTTGATTAAAACGGGTGAATTGTGGCGTCTGGATACCAAAACGGTCAGAGATAATGAATGGCTTTGTTTGTATCAATTTTTTAACACACCTGTGCAGCATAATGAAATTGAAAAAGCACACATCAATTTATACCTGACGGAGAAAAGCATACCCATACGTGACGACAAATTGCTGATCGGGCAAACCACACTGGAAAAAAGAAAATATCTGATGTGGCTGTGTACTGGTGCAGGATTTGGTATTTTTAGATCGATCAAGAAAGACAGTGACGATGCGCCTAAAACCAGGAAATTTTCCAGTTATGAAGAGGTTGAGGCATTTGCGAAAAAAAAATTTGGAACTCACTAA